In Candidatus Zixiibacteriota bacterium, one genomic interval encodes:
- a CDS encoding GIY-YIG nuclease family protein, producing MKRPCVYILKCVDGLYYTGSTTNLEQRLRQHEAGVADSFTARRLPVELVYCLEFQTIREAAEAEKRIKDWSRAKKEALMRNDTDALKALSACKNASHYQRSKS from the coding sequence ATGAAACGACCTTGTGTATACATTCTGAAGTGCGTTGACGGCCTGTACTATACTGGGTCTACAACCAACCTCGAGCAGCGATTGCGTCAGCATGAAGCCGGCGTCGCTGACTCATTTACAGCTCGGCGCCTACCCGTTGAGCTTGTGTACTGCCTGGAGTTTCAGACAATTCGAGAGGCAGCAGAAGCCGAGAAAAGGATCAAAGACTGGTCACGAGCCAAAAAGGAAGCTCTAATGAGAAATGACACTGACGCCTTGAAGGCCCTTTCTGCTTGTAAGAACGCGTCACACTATCAGCGTTCCAAGAGTTAG
- a CDS encoding sigma-54 dependent transcriptional regulator, with protein sequence MTSRVVILLDRASLSRGDITWANMGQVVTEVAELYQAVKERTIDIVVIDENRHDLTHAVAVKIRRFNGQTEIWRLVSQENTVPPVKDFIDGQLEYDLGETGIARKIEDILAEKELLASYQMVGRSAKLKSVAKTIERIAPTEVSVLIVGPSGSGKELVAQALHGHSQRRGHPYVAINCGALAEGVLESELFGHEKGAFTGSVARREGLFHKAERGTIFLDEIGEIKPEMQVKLLRVLEDGTYYPVGSSTPRRADVRVIAATNRDLTEAIAERQFREDLYFRISVVKIVLPPLLERKQDIQPLLQHFWADRKGLEYSDSALDLLCRYDWPGNIRQLRNFAARMAALKPKGLVDVHDVERFITEQHSASTHLPVSTGRTVEEAGQELIYRAILSLGNEVRLLRDLITAHLPEGAVPSAVAEASSPDGLATVDEMEKNLIKRTLVETRGNRKETARRLGIGERTLYRKLTKYGLS encoded by the coding sequence ATGACCAGTCGAGTGGTGATCCTTCTTGACCGCGCCTCGCTCTCGCGCGGCGACATCACCTGGGCGAACATGGGGCAGGTGGTGACGGAGGTTGCCGAGCTGTATCAGGCGGTCAAAGAGCGAACGATCGATATCGTCGTGATCGACGAAAACCGCCACGACCTCACCCATGCGGTGGCGGTGAAGATCCGACGGTTCAACGGCCAGACGGAGATCTGGCGGCTGGTCAGCCAGGAGAATACGGTTCCGCCGGTCAAAGATTTCATCGACGGCCAGCTCGAATACGATCTGGGCGAAACGGGGATCGCGCGTAAGATCGAGGACATTCTCGCCGAAAAAGAACTGCTGGCAAGTTACCAGATGGTGGGTCGATCCGCCAAGCTGAAATCGGTAGCGAAGACGATTGAACGGATCGCACCGACCGAGGTTTCGGTGCTCATCGTAGGGCCCTCGGGATCGGGCAAAGAGCTGGTCGCCCAGGCGCTTCACGGACATTCGCAAAGGCGGGGGCACCCGTATGTGGCGATCAACTGCGGCGCACTTGCAGAAGGGGTTTTGGAATCAGAACTGTTCGGACATGAAAAGGGCGCGTTCACCGGTTCGGTGGCCCGGCGTGAAGGACTGTTCCACAAAGCCGAGAGGGGAACGATTTTCCTCGATGAGATTGGGGAGATCAAACCGGAGATGCAGGTGAAACTTCTGCGAGTATTGGAGGATGGCACATATTATCCGGTTGGTTCGTCGACACCCCGCCGCGCCGACGTCCGTGTGATAGCTGCCACGAACCGGGACCTCACCGAGGCCATAGCCGAGCGTCAATTCCGCGAGGACCTCTATTTCCGCATCAGTGTCGTGAAAATAGTCCTGCCGCCGCTGTTGGAAAGAAAACAAGATATTCAGCCGCTCCTCCAGCATTTTTGGGCAGACCGCAAGGGACTTGAGTACAGCGATTCGGCGCTCGATCTGCTCTGCCGTTATGACTGGCCGGGGAACATTCGCCAGCTGCGCAACTTCGCTGCACGCATGGCAGCGCTCAAGCCAAAGGGGCTGGTCGATGTGCATGATGTCGAACGGTTTATCACTGAGCAGCATTCGGCTTCGACGCATTTGCCGGTCAGCACCGGTCGGACAGTTGAGGAAGCCGGGCAGGAGTTGATCTACCGCGCGATACTGTCGTTAGGAAACGAGGTCAGGCTTCTTCGCGATCTGATCACTGCGCATCTTCCGGAGGGGGCGGTGCCTTCGGCGGTGGCGGAGGCGAGTTCTCCCGATGGCCTGGCGACAGTTGATGAAATGGAAAAGAACCTCATCAAACGAACGCTGGTGGAAACCCGGGGAAATCGCAAGGAAACGGCGCGGCGCCTCGGGATCGGCGAGCGGACGCTGTATCGAAAGCTGACGAAATACGGTCTGAGTTGA
- a CDS encoding rod shape-determining protein, producing MGFFDVLSNDIGIDLGTANTLVYVRNQGIVLNEPSVVAVEKSSGKVLAIGSAAKEMMGRTPGGIEAVRPLKDGVIADFEISEKLIADFLRRVVKHRYLMKPRVVISVPSGITEVEKRAVRDSAENAGAREVYLLSEPMAAAIGVGLPVDQPTGIMVIDIGGGTSEIAVIALNGIVNDTSIRVAGDEFNDAIINYLKKNYNLLIGELTAEDIKIKIGSAFPMEKELSMEVRGRDLVAGVPKNLKISSVQIREALEETINIVVEAVRQTLEQTPPELASDILERGIILTGGGALLRNLDKRLRQETNLPVNVAEDPLTCVVRGTGKVLENFEKYSKVLEKSRKD from the coding sequence GTGGGATTTTTCGACGTTCTGTCTAATGACATCGGGATTGACCTCGGGACAGCCAATACCCTCGTGTATGTGCGCAACCAGGGGATCGTACTCAATGAACCATCGGTAGTCGCGGTCGAAAAAAGCTCCGGCAAGGTGCTGGCGATCGGCTCGGCAGCCAAGGAAATGATGGGGCGCACGCCGGGCGGAATCGAAGCCGTCCGTCCGCTCAAAGACGGCGTGATCGCCGATTTTGAAATCTCCGAAAAACTGATTGCGGATTTTCTCCGCCGGGTGGTCAAACACCGGTACCTGATGAAACCCCGCGTGGTTATCTCGGTGCCATCAGGGATAACCGAGGTGGAGAAACGCGCGGTGCGCGACTCGGCCGAGAATGCCGGCGCCCGCGAGGTGTATCTGCTCTCCGAGCCGATGGCGGCTGCAATTGGTGTGGGACTTCCGGTTGACCAGCCCACCGGCATAATGGTGATCGATATCGGCGGCGGTACCTCGGAGATCGCGGTGATTGCGCTTAACGGGATTGTCAACGATACCTCTATCCGCGTGGCCGGTGATGAGTTCAACGATGCCATCATCAACTATCTCAAGAAGAATTACAACCTGCTGATCGGCGAACTGACCGCCGAGGATATCAAGATCAAAATCGGCTCGGCATTCCCGATGGAGAAAGAGCTCTCCATGGAAGTCCGTGGCCGCGATCTGGTGGCGGGTGTCCCCAAGAATCTCAAAATTTCCTCGGTGCAGATACGCGAGGCGCTGGAAGAGACGATCAATATCGTGGTCGAGGCAGTACGCCAGACCCTTGAGCAGACCCCTCCAGAACTAGCCTCAGACATTCTGGAGCGCGGCATTATCCTGACCGGCGGCGGCGCGCTTCTTCGCAATCTCGATAAGCGACTCCGGCAGGAGACGAACCTCCCGGTGAATGTCGCCGAGGACCCGCTGACCTGCGTGGTACGCGGCACGGGCAAGGTGCTCGAGAATTTCGAGAAGTACTCGAAGGTACTCGAGAAGAGCCGCAAGGACTGA
- a CDS encoding metalloregulator ArsR/SmtB family transcription factor: MKKTCDNTRLPAAFKAMADNTRLKILLMLEAKPRTVGEIVDFFDLSQPTITRHLQGLLSARLVKRTRKGQHVRYELNAEHLSDVCVELMACFPCCCVKVPIHLTESGRKTKQNASRRTADKTSKAEPVKTRGGQS, encoded by the coding sequence ATGAAAAAGACCTGCGACAATACCCGGCTTCCGGCCGCTTTCAAGGCGATGGCCGACAATACCCGCCTCAAGATTCTCCTTATGCTGGAGGCGAAACCCCGGACAGTAGGGGAGATCGTCGACTTCTTCGACCTTTCCCAGCCCACCATTACCCGTCACCTGCAGGGGCTTCTTTCGGCCAGGCTGGTGAAACGAACCCGCAAGGGGCAGCATGTCCGCTACGAGTTGAACGCCGAACATCTGAGCGATGTCTGTGTCGAACTTATGGCCTGTTTCCCCTGCTGTTGTGTCAAAGTCCCGATCCACCTGACGGAATCAGGCAGGAAGACAAAACAAAACGCGTCGAGACGCACTGCAGATAAGACAAGCAAAGCTGAACCTGTCAAGACGAGAGGAGGTCAATCATGA
- the rnr gene encoding ribonuclease R: MPLDDKTILRFIASSSDRPMKLKEMARALEIGVEEYPPFRKAVKRLIESGELVVLKRNRIGLAGQLNVAVGTISVSRGGTGFVAREGKEVDLLIPATGLGTAMDGDKVMVRLSGQVTGRDAAVVIKVLERAPRKIVGLFRVGKMFSYVVPDNPRIHRDIYIHPERTLGAEEGVKVVARLVSWEDPYLNPEGEILEILGRPGDPGVDMLTVIRGFDLPESFPPDVLEEAERAAAEFHGIDITERLDLTRECIYTIDPENAKDHDDAVSVAKSAGGYQLGVHIADVSHFVKEGTALDTEAFTRGNSVYLPGMVIPMLPEVLSNDVCSLKPDRKRLAHSIFIDYDAKGKMLSWRLADSVINSQAKLSYEEVQQFFDTRAVTPKIVPVAENLLLARELADLLSKRRFAEGSLDFDLPEAKIIMNEKGEVLELGHRVRLEAHRLIEEFMLAANRAVALEVFRNSQPFLYRVHDRPDLEKLEAFSYMVSRLGYKFAVSPTMRPGQFARFLKEIEGVPEEEFINELMLRSMQKAVYQQQNIGHFGLAFSHYTHFTSPIRRYPDLIVHRLLRKLRHGKYPPAFARRVGSVIDHVGTHCSETERTAEAAERQAIKVKQVAFMARHLGDEYSGIISGVTSYGFFVRLDNLGVEGMVRISAIDDDYYTYDETNYRIIGRRKKRTFRLGDAIRVGVMNVNTTRNEVDLFVVGAGVAAKPGVTAPRAKEKKPSPKKKFSQKRTSARQGRRKRQ, translated from the coding sequence ATGCCTCTTGACGACAAGACGATCCTCAGGTTTATCGCTTCGAGCTCAGACCGGCCAATGAAGCTCAAAGAGATGGCCCGGGCGCTGGAAATCGGTGTCGAAGAATATCCGCCGTTCCGGAAGGCGGTCAAGCGGCTCATTGAGTCCGGCGAACTGGTGGTTCTGAAGCGAAACCGCATCGGTCTGGCGGGGCAACTCAATGTGGCGGTGGGTACGATCTCAGTAAGTCGCGGCGGCACCGGGTTTGTTGCGCGAGAGGGGAAAGAAGTGGATCTGCTGATCCCAGCCACCGGTCTCGGGACGGCAATGGATGGTGATAAAGTCATGGTCCGTCTCTCCGGGCAGGTGACGGGGCGCGACGCAGCCGTAGTCATCAAAGTACTGGAGCGAGCGCCACGCAAGATAGTCGGGCTGTTCAGAGTGGGGAAGATGTTTTCGTATGTCGTGCCGGATAACCCGCGAATCCATAGGGACATTTATATACACCCGGAGCGGACCTTGGGCGCCGAAGAAGGTGTGAAAGTAGTGGCGCGGCTGGTGAGTTGGGAGGATCCGTATCTGAATCCGGAAGGAGAAATACTCGAGATTCTGGGTCGGCCTGGGGATCCGGGTGTCGACATGTTGACGGTGATCCGCGGATTTGACCTGCCGGAATCGTTTCCACCGGACGTGCTCGAAGAGGCGGAGCGAGCCGCGGCGGAATTCCACGGCATCGATATTACAGAACGACTCGACCTGACGCGAGAGTGTATCTACACGATCGACCCTGAGAACGCCAAGGACCACGATGACGCGGTCTCGGTGGCGAAGAGTGCCGGTGGATATCAGCTCGGTGTCCATATCGCCGATGTCTCGCACTTCGTGAAGGAGGGGACAGCGCTCGATACGGAGGCGTTCACTCGCGGCAACTCCGTGTATTTGCCCGGCATGGTGATACCGATGCTGCCGGAGGTATTGTCCAACGACGTCTGCTCGTTAAAGCCGGATAGAAAGCGTCTGGCTCATTCGATCTTCATCGATTACGATGCGAAAGGAAAGATGCTCTCGTGGCGGTTGGCGGATAGCGTGATCAACTCGCAGGCAAAGCTGTCGTACGAGGAGGTGCAGCAATTCTTTGACACACGCGCGGTGACTCCGAAGATCGTTCCGGTGGCCGAGAACCTCCTTCTGGCCAGAGAACTGGCCGACCTTTTGAGCAAACGGCGGTTCGCGGAGGGTTCGCTTGATTTCGATCTGCCGGAAGCAAAGATCATCATGAACGAAAAGGGTGAAGTGCTGGAGCTAGGACATCGGGTGCGGCTGGAGGCACACCGCCTGATCGAGGAATTCATGCTGGCGGCGAATCGAGCGGTGGCGCTGGAAGTGTTTCGCAACAGCCAGCCGTTTCTGTATCGCGTTCACGATCGCCCGGACCTGGAAAAACTCGAAGCGTTTTCATATATGGTGAGTCGGTTGGGATATAAGTTCGCGGTCTCGCCCACCATGCGGCCGGGGCAGTTTGCGCGGTTTCTGAAGGAAATCGAAGGGGTGCCCGAGGAGGAATTCATCAACGAGTTGATGCTCCGCTCCATGCAGAAGGCGGTGTATCAGCAGCAGAATATCGGACATTTCGGGCTGGCGTTCTCGCACTATACGCATTTCACGTCGCCTATCCGTCGCTATCCCGACCTGATCGTCCACCGGTTGCTGCGCAAACTCAGGCATGGCAAATACCCCCCGGCATTCGCCCGGCGGGTTGGGTCGGTTATCGACCACGTCGGAACGCATTGCTCGGAAACGGAGCGTACGGCCGAGGCAGCCGAGCGCCAGGCGATCAAGGTCAAACAAGTTGCGTTTATGGCCAGGCATTTGGGGGACGAATATTCAGGGATAATCAGTGGTGTGACGTCCTACGGATTCTTTGTCAGGCTCGACAACCTGGGCGTGGAAGGGATGGTGCGGATCTCGGCGATCGATGATGATTATTACACTTATGACGAAACCAACTACCGAATCATCGGCCGGCGCAAGAAGCGGACATTCCGCCTCGGCGATGCCATCCGGGTCGGCGTCATGAATGTGAATACAACTCGCAACGAGGTCGATCTTTTTGTGGTCGGCGCCGGGGTGGCTGCCAAGCCGGGTGTGACCGCGCCCCGTGCCAAAGAGAAGAAACCATCGCCAAAGAAAAAATTCTCTCAGAAGCGCACGAGCGCACGGCAGGGACGCCGCAAGAGACAGTGA
- a CDS encoding sigma-70 family RNA polymerase sigma factor, with translation MKRQTPINLFLARSVLLSEISNVASVDHGKTDELVEKARRGDRQAFSDLVRKNMNAVVALTYRMTGNRDSAHDLAQESFVSAWENLAKFRGDSKFESWLYRIAINKCLNFLESRKAAPLDSIQDEQIMAPDYGSPEKALAREELRQDVLAFMNELPPQQRAVFELRFYRQMSFEEISNATDRALGTVKTNYREAVAKLREYAEKRGWRP, from the coding sequence ATGAAGCGCCAAACCCCCATTAATCTTTTTCTGGCCCGGTCTGTCTTACTCTCAGAAATTAGCAACGTGGCAAGTGTGGACCATGGAAAGACAGACGAACTGGTCGAAAAAGCCCGCCGAGGAGATAGGCAGGCGTTTTCGGACCTGGTAAGAAAGAACATGAACGCGGTAGTGGCTCTGACATATCGAATGACCGGCAACCGGGATTCCGCCCACGATCTGGCGCAGGAATCGTTCGTGTCGGCCTGGGAGAACCTGGCGAAATTCCGGGGAGACTCGAAATTCGAAAGCTGGCTGTACCGCATCGCGATTAATAAATGCCTCAACTTTTTGGAATCACGCAAAGCGGCTCCACTCGATAGCATTCAGGACGAACAGATCATGGCGCCGGACTACGGCTCGCCGGAAAAGGCGCTCGCCCGCGAAGAACTTCGGCAGGATGTGCTGGCGTTCATGAACGAACTTCCGCCGCAACAGCGGGCAGTGTTCGAGCTTCGGTTTTATCGCCAGATGTCATTTGAAGAGATATCAAATGCTACAGATCGGGCATTAGGTACAGTCAAGACCAACTATAGAGAAGCCGTTGCGAAACTTCGCGAGTACGCGGAGAAACGGGGATGGCGGCCATGA
- a CDS encoding DUF4209 domain-containing protein, with product MSTDRPEFVSLADFYAWLDDHVEDLRDISEGSDLLKPLAEQFKAADKKAELSEAWWEMNAFDAVLKDGILHWQFSGTNDKGDTVVYPDLEKLEAAAFDHFGARLLTVTHPVLKARYAHLLWQGPTKNSQYAQDAVDAYLLAIPIIERALTDHGRTGNGHELIAVVKASFLLAVQCKFDLARPKSELFRLLKDYDPKSPSWFRLRHDLIALILDSKRNFTESELRSIPPFCLATAEHYKNTNIHNAITMYELGESADKKLGLVTAERRDTSAWYLLIAQAFEELMIRRGNESMAAGHFCEEALRYYRKAKVSEKVQELEKKREEFAKKIQLQTVETKVDLTEHLEWCKAIGRELATKEIDEIVGRLVVDTGLLPDPDDVSTTAKESLKNHPLTSLMNSTVMDSRGHVVQHIVTPEQKERREFLNLYDSYIRRDKLHLIHEVICACFSSGKLNCESLFNALEQKSWYCQPVSYIVAEKVIEYRWIDLLQPGLRAYEAVLRDYLEGKPEPSELVLVIDSLTVKFEGIVRDLCKLNGVITTFDKPEESSGLMVTYEKDINRLLREPIFEQLLGKTEIEFLKYLLVEKSGINLRHKIAHCLMTRSAYDLGKAHLLFLGIMRLSRFRLKDGDSSESIKV from the coding sequence ATGTCGACAGACCGACCAGAATTTGTGAGCCTCGCAGACTTCTATGCCTGGCTTGATGATCACGTCGAAGACCTGCGAGATATCTCCGAGGGGTCAGACTTGTTGAAGCCGCTTGCAGAGCAGTTCAAGGCGGCAGATAAGAAAGCCGAGCTATCCGAAGCCTGGTGGGAGATGAACGCATTCGATGCCGTCCTCAAAGATGGTATTCTCCACTGGCAGTTTTCCGGCACTAACGACAAAGGCGACACGGTAGTATATCCAGACTTAGAGAAGCTTGAAGCAGCTGCCTTTGACCACTTTGGAGCTCGCCTCCTGACGGTTACGCACCCAGTCTTAAAGGCAAGGTATGCCCACTTGCTATGGCAAGGACCAACCAAGAACAGCCAGTACGCACAAGATGCAGTTGACGCTTACCTTCTTGCTATTCCGATCATCGAACGGGCGCTGACAGACCACGGGCGAACCGGGAATGGGCACGAGTTGATTGCAGTTGTGAAGGCATCCTTTCTTTTGGCTGTGCAGTGCAAATTTGACTTAGCACGGCCCAAATCAGAACTATTCCGGCTGCTTAAGGACTATGATCCGAAAAGCCCATCTTGGTTCAGACTCCGACATGATCTTATAGCGCTGATACTCGACAGCAAGAGAAACTTCACTGAGTCGGAACTAAGGTCTATACCGCCATTCTGTCTTGCTACTGCAGAACACTACAAGAATACGAATATCCACAACGCGATCACAATGTACGAACTGGGCGAATCCGCAGATAAGAAGCTGGGCTTGGTAACGGCTGAGCGGCGGGACACTTCTGCTTGGTACCTGCTCATTGCGCAAGCCTTCGAGGAGTTAATGATACGACGGGGAAATGAATCTATGGCGGCGGGACACTTCTGCGAGGAGGCGTTGCGGTACTACCGAAAGGCAAAAGTGTCGGAGAAGGTCCAGGAGCTTGAGAAGAAACGCGAGGAGTTCGCCAAGAAAATCCAGCTTCAGACGGTCGAGACTAAGGTAGACCTGACTGAGCACTTGGAATGGTGTAAGGCAATTGGTCGTGAACTGGCCACGAAGGAAATTGATGAAATCGTCGGGAGACTCGTCGTAGACACGGGGCTATTGCCAGACCCTGACGACGTATCAACGACGGCGAAGGAGAGTCTAAAGAATCATCCTTTGACTTCCTTGATGAACAGCACAGTTATGGATTCGCGGGGACATGTCGTGCAGCACATTGTAACGCCCGAACAAAAAGAGCGACGGGAGTTCTTGAATTTGTACGATTCTTACATCAGGAGGGACAAGCTTCATCTGATTCATGAGGTGATATGTGCTTGTTTTTCATCAGGAAAACTTAATTGCGAGTCGCTGTTCAATGCATTGGAGCAGAAATCGTGGTACTGTCAACCTGTCAGCTATATTGTGGCAGAGAAAGTCATCGAGTACCGATGGATCGATTTGCTCCAACCGGGCCTAAGAGCATATGAAGCGGTTCTTCGAGACTACCTTGAAGGAAAGCCGGAGCCGTCAGAGTTGGTGCTTGTAATTGACTCCTTGACGGTTAAATTCGAAGGCATAGTCCGGGATCTCTGTAAGTTGAATGGGGTGATAACAACTTTCGACAAGCCAGAAGAGAGCTCCGGCTTGATGGTTACATACGAAAAGGACATCAATAGGCTGCTGAGAGAACCCATCTTTGAACAGCTCTTGGGAAAGACTGAAATCGAATTCCTCAAATATCTTCTGGTGGAGAAATCAGGGATCAATCTTCGTCATAAGATTGCCCATTGTTTGATGACTCGGAGCGCATACGACCTGGGAAAGGCGCATTTGCTTTTCCTTGGCATAATGAGGTTGAGCCGCTTCCGATTGAAGGATGGGGACTCAAGCGAGAGTATCAAGGTGTAA
- a CDS encoding NIPSNAP family protein, giving the protein MILVWDIFQLKFGKAKEAVTLMKHAMTTLQKAGHQPMRLLTDLTGPYYTLVLESSFKSLAEFEQGHSSTRQSPEWKTLYQQFVLLVESGRREIFTIVE; this is encoded by the coding sequence ATGATTTTGGTATGGGACATTTTTCAACTCAAGTTCGGTAAGGCCAAAGAAGCGGTAACGCTCATGAAACATGCCATGACGACGCTGCAGAAAGCCGGGCATCAACCGATGCGGCTGTTGACGGACCTCACTGGTCCGTACTACACGCTGGTGCTTGAAAGCAGCTTCAAAAGCCTCGCCGAGTTTGAGCAGGGGCATTCATCGACCCGTCAGTCTCCGGAATGGAAGACGCTGTACCAGCAGTTCGTGCTGCTGGTGGAGTCCGGTCGACGGGAGATATTCACCATCGTCGAATGA
- a CDS encoding DinB family protein translates to MNIRDIRTLYDYNYWATRQILAAAAHVSSEQFVAATAHSFGSLRGTLVHILDSECGWRMLCQHQTLKSFGAMDEGDFPTLDVLQQRWNEEERAMRDYLAGLTDNDLTGYVRYTTDEGDKRERLLWHCLLHVVNHGTHHRSDAAAILREYGHPPEGLDFTAFLNEQR, encoded by the coding sequence GTGAACATTCGCGACATTCGTACGCTCTACGACTACAACTATTGGGCGACACGACAGATCCTGGCAGCCGCCGCGCACGTGAGCTCGGAGCAATTTGTAGCCGCAACCGCCCATAGCTTCGGCAGCCTGCGCGGGACACTCGTGCATATCCTGGACTCCGAGTGCGGCTGGCGTATGCTGTGTCAACACCAGACCCTCAAATCCTTCGGGGCGATGGATGAAGGTGATTTCCCAACCCTCGACGTATTGCAGCAGCGATGGAATGAGGAAGAACGCGCCATGCGGGACTACCTCGCCGGCCTCACCGACAACGATCTGACCGGTTACGTGCGATACACGACGGACGAGGGGGACAAGCGGGAACGGCTGCTGTGGCATTGCCTGCTGCATGTCGTCAACCACGGAACACATCACCGGAGCGATGCCGCAGCAATCCTGAGGGAGTACGGTCACCCACCGGAAGGCTTGGATTTCACGGCCTTCTTGAACGAACAGCGCTGA